In the genome of Caulobacter flavus, the window GGACGACAGCATCTTGTCGAAGCGCGCCCGCTCGACGTTCAGGATCTTGCCGCGCAGCGGCAGGACGGCCTGGTTGTCGCGGTTGCGGGCCTGCTTGGCGCTGCCGCCGGCCGAGTCACCCTCGACGATGAAGATTTCGGACTTGGCCGGGTCGCGTTCCGAGCAGTCGGCCAGCTTGCCGGGCAGGCTGGTGATGTCGAGCGCGCTCTTGCGGCGGGTCAGTTCGCGCGCCTTGCGGGCGGCTTCGCGGGCCGCGGCGGCCTCGGCGATCTTGCTGACGATCTGCTTGGCTTCGTTCGGGTGTTCCTCGAACCAGGTCGACAGGCCCTCGGCGACCATGCTTTCCACGGCCGGGCGCACTTCCGACGAGACCAGCTTGTCCTTGGTCTGCGAGCTGAACTTGGGGTCCGGCACCTTGACCGACAGCACGCAGGTCAGGCCTTCGCGGCTGTCTTCGCCGCCCAGGTTGACCTTTTCCTTCTTCAGGATGCCCGAGCTCTCGGCGTAGCTGGTGATCACCCGGGTCAGGGCGCCGCGGAAGGCCGAAAGGTGCGTGCCGCCATCCCGCTGCGGAATGTTGTTGGTGAAGCACAGCATGTGCTCGTGGTAGCTGTCGTTCCACCACATGGCGAGATCGAGCTCGACCTTGTCCTTGCGGCCGCGCACTGTGATCGGCGCCTTGAGCAGCGGGGTCTTGGCCTTGTCGAGGTGGCGCACGAAGGCCTCGATGCCGCCCTCGAAATAGAGCTTCTCTTCCCACGGCTCGGCGTCGCGGTTGTCCTTGAACCAGATCGTGACGCCCGAGTTCAGGAACGCCAGCTCGCGCAGGCGGTGCTCCAGGGTCTTCCGGTCGAATTCGATGAAGGCGAAGGTGTCCTTCGACGGGAAGAAGGTCACTTCGGTGCCGGTCAGCACCTCGCCGGCCTTGGGGCCGTCCTCGCGCACCGGCGAGACGCCGGTTTCCTTCAGCGAGGTCACCGCGTCGCCGCGCTCGAAGCGCATCTGGTGGACCTTGCCGTTGCGGTGGATCAGCAGCTCCAGCCAGTCCGACAGCGCGTTGACGACCGAGACGCCCACGCCGTGCAGGCCGCCCGAGACCTTGTAGCTGTTCTGGTCGAACTTACCGCCGGCGTGCAGCTGGGTCATGATGACCTCGGCCGCCGAGACCCCTTCGCCCTCGTGGATGTCGGTGGGGATGCCGCGCCCGTCGTCGGTGACCGTCACCGAGCCGTCGGCGTTGAGGATCACCTGGACCTTGGTGGCGTGGCCGGCCAGGGCTTCGTCGATGGCGTTGTCCACCACCTCGTAGACCATGTGGTGCAGGCCCGAGCCGTCGTCGGTGTCGCCGATGTACATGCCGGGACGCTTGCGCACCGCGTCGAGGCCCTTGAGGACCTTGATCGAGTCCGCGCCGTATTCGCCGGCGACGGCTTCTTCGGGAGCTTCGGGAACTTGGCCTTCGGTATTCTCGGTCATTCGTCTTCCAGAGCCGTAAACTCAAGGGGGGTCAGGCCGGCCTCGCTGACGCGCACGCCCAACGCCCGACCCTTGAGGTGGTCGAACAGCGACTCGTCCGTGCCGGTGAGGAAGGCCTGGAGCTTGAGCGCCGTGAGTTCATCGGCCAGAGCGGCTCGCCGGGTAAGGTCGAGATGCGCGGCGACTTCGTCGAGCAACACTATAGGATTCGGCGCGGATTCCGCACGCGAAAGTCTCGCCGCCTGGGCCAAAACCAGGTTCAAAATCAGCGCTTTTTGCTCTCCGGTGGAGCATTCCGAGGCCGGACGGTCCTTGTCGACGTGGAACACCGCCAGATCGCCCCGGTGCGGACCGGTCAAGGCCCTTCCCGCCGCCCCGTCGCGGGGCCTCGCGGCGGCCAGCGCGCTCGCCAGCTGAAGCTCGATCTCGGCCTCGTCGGCGCCGGTGAGGGCCATCTGCTCCCACGCTCCGGTGAGGGCTAGGCGCGCCTGCGGGAACGGCCGGTCGCCGCGTCCGTCGATCTCGGCCTGCAGGGCGGTGAGCGTCCGCGCCCGGGCGTGGGCCATCAGCGCCCCGGCCGCGGCAAGCCGCGCCTCCAGCACCGTCAGCCAGGCCGGATCGGCGGGCGCCCCGCCTTCGGCGGCGTCGGACAGCAGGCGCATGCGCTCGCGCTGGGCCTTGTCGTAGGCGTTGGCGTGGCTGGCGTGGGAGGGTTCCGCGGCGAACACCAGCCGGTCGAAGAACTTGCGGCGGTCGGAGGCGGCCTCGAGGAACAGGCGATCCTGAGCCGGGGTCAGCCACATAGGCCGCACGTGGTCGGCCAGGCGTCCCGGCGGCACGGTCTCACCCTCGATGCGGACGATGCGGCGCGCGGCGCCGGCCAATTCCGTGCCCGTGCCGACCTTCAGCAGCTCGCCGTCGGCCTGCTCGACTTCGGCGGCCACGGCCCAGGCCCGGCCGACGCTCTCGCCCGGCAGCCGGCGGCCCACCTCGGCTAGGCTCGACCCGCGCAGGCCCTTGCCCGGCGACAGCAGGCTGACGGCTTCCAGGAGGTTGGTCTTGCCCGCGCCGTTGGGTCCGAACAGGTAGACGCTGCGCCCGCCGACCTGAAGATCGGCGCGCTCGTAGGATCGGAAGTCGGTGAGCCGCAGGCGGGCGATGGTGGCGGACGCCATGGGCGTGTCTTTAAGGCAGGACGGCCCGGACTGAAACCTCTCCCGCTGGTCGTTCCCCCGCACCTTCCCGTCTAAGCGCGCGAGCCTAGCCGCCGCGTTCGCGGCCTTTCTTTCCGCCGTTGGGGTAGCGCCACATCTTCTTTGCGTCCTCGGGCAGGAATTCCTCGTCCGGATCCGGCCGGATCGTGAAGTCGAGATGGTCGACGAAACCCGGGGAGGACACGCGGATGGACAGGGTCTCACCATCGGCGTCGGCCGGGATGTCGATGCTGCTCGGGTAGAAGGGCGGCTGCGCAGAGAAGCTTACAGGGGGGCGGCCTTCAATCCGTATGTGGACGTTGACCGACTCGTTCCCGCGACCCTGCGCCTCGAACCCGAAGAAGAAGGGGTAACCCGGCGAAGGATCACGGTCGTAGAACAAGGCCATTGGCTCCCCCCGTCGCCACACAAAACCCAAGATCGCATCTTCGCCGAAGAATATCTTAGGGTGCAAGTCGCCCCCTTCGCGGCCCGGCCCTTACGCTCACTCGCCCAGCCGGTACGCACACAGCTTGTTGCCGTCGAGATCGCGGAAATAGGCGAAATAGGCCTTGGGCATGCGCTCGCCCGGCGCGCCCTCGCAGGTTCCGCCAAGCTCGATGGCCTTGGCGTGAAAGGCGTCGACCTCCTCGCGGGTGTCGAAGTCGAAGCCGCCCATCATGCCGTTGCCGATGCAGGCGGCGTTTCCGTCATAGGGGCCCAGCACGCCGAACATGCCCACACCCTTGCCACGATAGAGCCGGCCGCCCGAGGGGTGCTCGAACAGCGGCCGCATGCCGATCGACCCCAGCAGGGCGTCGTAGAAGGCCTTGGCCTCCTCCAGCTTGTTCGAACCGACGGTCATGTAGCTGATCTTGGCCATGGCGAGCCTCTCCCGTTTTTTTATGAAACGGACGTTGGCATGGGGCGGCGACGGGGGGCAAGAGCGCAGTAAATCCCTACTCCACCATAGGATTTACAGTACATTCAACATCGTCATCCCGGGCGGAGGGCCGCGCAGCGGGCCGCAGACCCGGGCCCCAGGGGCAACCGCACCGCGCCGGCCCTGGGTCCCGGCTCTCCGCTTCGCTGCGGCCGGGATGACAAAGATTTGGGGAGTACGGGAAACCGCCCTACCCGAAATACCCCCGCGCCACCTCGACGTCGGCCAGCCGCCAGACGCCCGCCGCGCCCAGCAGAACGCGGCGCATCTCGACCTCGAAGACCTCGCGGGCGATGGCGCGATCCGCCAGCTCGCGCACCGGAGCCTCGAACGGCGCATCCTCGGCGATCGCCCGATGCACCGCGACGTTCATCGCAGAAAGATCGACCGCGTGCGCCAGCGAGGAAAAGGCGGCGGCGACCGCTTCCGACCGTTCGAACCAAGTCGAGCAGCCGGCGAAGTCGATCGCCGCCCACAGGGTCAGCATGCGGTCGAAGAGGTCGTCGAAGCGGTCCTCGCGCAGCAGGCCGGCGGGACCGCCCCGATTGCTCACTGGCTAGCGCCGGTCCCCAGCACCCTCTGCAGGAACTGGGTCTCGACCTCGCGGCGGCGGTCGTTGTTGATCTTCTTGGCGAAGCCGTGGCCCTCGTCCTTGAACTGGACGTACCAGGTCTCCACGCCCTTCTCGCGCAGCTTGGCGACCACCTGGTCGGACTCCGACTTGGGCACCCGCGGGTCGTTCCAGCCCTGCATGACCAGCATCGGCTTGGTGATCCTGGAAACGTTGTTGAGCGGCGAGATCGTCTCGAAGGCCTTCAGCATCTTCGGGTCGCGCTCGTCGCCGTACTCGGCCCGGCGAAGATCCCGGCGATAGGCCTCGGTGTTCTGCAGGAACGAGACGAAGTTGGAGATGCCGTAGCGTTCGACCCCGCCGGCCAGGCGATCGGAATAGTGGGTCATCACCGCCAGCGACATGTAGCCGCCATAGGACTGGCCGTAGACCACCACGCGGTTCGGATCGAGGTCCGGCTGCGTCTTGATCCAGTCCAGCAGCGCGCCGATGTCCTTGACCGAGTCCTCGCGCTTCTCGGCGTTGTCGAGATTGAGGAAGGTCTTGCCGTAACCCGACGAGCCGCGAACGTTGGTGACGATCACCGCCGCCCCCAACTCGGCCACGGTGTGCTGGTGGAACGGGTTGAAGACCGGCCGCGACTGGCCTTCCGGACCGCCGTGGATGTCGATGATCACGGGAGCCTTTTGTCCGGCGGCCAGCTTGGGCTTGTAGACGAAGGCCGGGATCGAGCGCTTGTCGAACGAGGAAAAGCGCACCAGCTCGGGGCTGACCAGCGCCTTGGCGTCCAGGCCGCCCAGCTCCGAGGCCGTCCAGCGCGTGACCTGGCCGTTGGAGAGATCAAAGCTCCAGGCGTCGCTGGCCGCCGTCGGCGTGGCCAGGGAGAAGCCGAGCTTGGAGCCGTCTTCCGAGAAGGCGAGGTTGGAGACCACCCCGCCCGGCAGGGTCGGCTGCGGCAGGGCGCGGCGGGTGCGGAAGTCCTGCACGACCAGCTTGGAATAGCCGTCCTCGTTGACCACGTAGGCCAGCACCCGGCCGTCCTTCGACAGCTTGAAGTCCTCGACGTCCCAGGGACGCTCGCCCGAGACCAGGTGTTTCTTGCCGGTGGCCAGGTCGAATTCGACGAGGCGCATGAAGTCCGAGCCCTCGTCCGACAACATCAGGATCGACTTGCCGTCCGGCGTGAACAGGCCGCCGTCGTACGAGACCTTGCCCTTCGCCGGGTTCAGCTCGGTGGTCTTGCCGCTGGCCACGTCGAGCAGCCAGCGCTTGCTTTCGCCGATCGAGTAGTAGCGGCCCAGCAGCACGGTCTTGCCGTCGGGCGAGACGTCGATCGGCGAGACCTGGCCCTCGCCCTTGAAGATCACGCGGCGGCCGTCGGGCGCGGACGGATCGCGCATGACGACGTCGTAGTTGGCCGAGCCCTTGGTCGCCCGGCTCCAGACCAGCACCTTGCCGTCGCCCGACCAGGCCGGCGACTGGTTGCGGGTCCCGGCTTCCGTCAGCTGGACCTCCTTGCCCGAGGCGTCGCGGACGAACAGCTGGAACCACTCGTCGCCGCCGGTGTCCTTGGAGAACAGCACCTCGCCGCCCGGCAGGGTGTGGACGCCGCTGACCGGCTCGTCGTGGAAGGTCAGCTGGCTGCGGTCGGCGCCGGGCGCGGCGACCTGGTGGATCTGGTTGGTGTTGCCAAAGCGCGTGACGACCAGCATGCCGCCGCCGGCCGCCCAGTCCTGGAAGCTGGCGCTGCGGGCGTTCTGGTAGCGCGCCAGGCCGGCCCGGATCGCCGGATCGGCCGTCGGCACGTTCTCGAGGATCTGATTGCCGATCTCGCGGCGCTCGACCGGCGCGTTCTGGGCGAGAGCCAGGGTCGAGGTCGACAGCGCCAGGGCGAGGCTGAGGGCGAACAGGCGTGATTTCACGAGGGCGTCTCCGGTCGATCTAGCAGTTCAGATCCTGGGCCAGATCGCGCCAGCCCGCGTTGGTGCGTTCGATGAGTTCCAGCTTCCAGAGCCGCCGCCATTTCTTCATCTGGCGCTCGCGGATCAGCACGGACTCGCGGGTGTCGTGAACCTCGTACCAGACCAGGATCCCGACGTCGTACTTGCGGGTGAAGCCCGGATAGACCTTTTCCTGATGCTCCCAGGTGCGACGAGCCAGGTCGTCCGTATGACCGATGTAGAGCGTTCCGTTGCGGCGGCTGGCGACGATGTAGACGTAGAACGCCATCCCCCCACTCCGTAAAATCCCCGCGAAAGCGGGGACCCAGGCTTTTTCTGAAACGCGCGGCGCTCGACGATAAAACACCTGGGCCCCCGCTTTCGCGGGGGTTTTACGGAAGAAGGGAAAGCCCGGGTTTTAAACCCGCAGCGGCATCAGCACGTACTTCACGCCCGGATCGGTCGGATCCACCACCAGGGTGGGCGAGGCCGGGTCGGCGAAGCGGAACTCGGCCTGCGGGCCGCCGATCTGGCCGCAGACGTCGAGCAGGTAGCGGGCGTTGAAGCCGATTTCGAAGGGCTCGCCGTCGTAGTCGACCTCGACCTCTTCCACGGCCTGGCCGGCTTCCATGTTGCGGACGGTCAGGGTGATGCGGCCCGGCTCGATGGCCAGCTTCACCGAGCGGCTCTTCTCGGCCGAGATGGTGGCCACGCGGTCGACGGCCTTGGCGAACAGGTCGTTGTCCAGCGTCAGGATCTTGGCGTTGTCCTTTGGGATCACGCGCATGTAGTCGGGGAACGAGCCGTCGATGACCTTGGAGGTCAGGGCGGCGCGGCCGAACTCGAAGCGGACCTTCTGGGGCGAGACCTGCAGGTCGATCGACTCGCCGGCGTCTTCCAGCAGGCGGCGGGCCTCGGCGATGGTCTTGCGCGGCACGATCACGCCCGGCAGGCCGGCGGCACCTTCCGGCGCCGGCATCTCGGCCAGGGCCAGGCGGTGGCCGTCGGTGGCCACGGCGCGCAGCTTGGTCTCGCCGCCCTCGTTGACCGTGTGGAGATAGAGGCCGTTCAGATAGTAGCGGGTCTCTTCGGTCGAGATCGCGAAGCGCGTCTTGTCGATCAGGCGCATCAGCTCGTTGACGTCGACGGCGATGCGGCCCGACAGGCCCTCGTTGCTCATCACCGGAAAGTCGCCGGCCGGCAGCACCGGCAGGTTGAAGCGCGAGCGGCCGGTCTGGATCACCAGGCGCGGGTCGTCGCCGCTGAAGTTCAGCGACACGTCCGAACCGTCCGGCAGCTTGCGGACGATCTCGTACAGGGTGTGGGCCGGCGCGGTGATCTGGCCCGGCACGTCGATCTGGGCCAGGCCCTCGTCGATGATCTCCATGTCGAGATCGGTGGCCGAGAACGAAAGCGTGTCGCGATCCGCCGACAGCAGGATGTTGGACAGGATCGGGATGGTGTTGCGGCGCTCGACGACGCTCTGCACGTGACCCAGCGCCTTCAGCAGCGCCGCCCGCTCGATGGTAAGCTTCATTTCTCGGTCCAAGCTGGACGCAGGGCCTGGTCGATCAAGAGAATCCCCCTCGCGCAACGGCCCCGTCGTCAATGGACCACGGACATTAGCGCAAACCGCTGGCGGGGGAAGAGCCCAGCGCGGCCTTTTGGCGCATCCGACGGTGGGCGAATCCCGTTCGCAACCCTTGCGGGGTCAAGTCGATTTCTTATATTGATAATCAATAGCAACAAGAGATCGCGCCATGCGCCTCGCCATCAAGACCGCCACCTACGCCACCATGCACCTGACGGTGGCCATCGCCGTCGCCTACGCCCTGACCCGCGACTGGCGCGTGGCCCTGGCCGTCGGCATCGTCGAGCCCATGGTTCAGACCGTGGCCTTCAACCTGCATGAGCGGGTGTGGAGCAAGGTGGGCAAGGAAAAGGCGGCGGCCTGAGGGCCGCTTCCCCGCGCCGTAAAACCCCCGCGAAAGCGGGGGCCCAGGCTTTTTCTGAAACCCATGGCGCTCGACGACAAAACGCCTGGGTCCCCGCTTTCGCGGCGATTTTACGGAAGAGAATCAGCCCCAAAGAAAAAGGCCCCCTCCTTGCGGAGAGGGCCCTGTCCTCAAGCCTTGGTGTCGAACGACCCGCCCGACTCGTCGCCGGAGGCGGCGTAGGGGTTGGCCGCCGCGGCGGGCGGTTCGGCCGGGGCCGGGCCGGTCGAGCCCTTGGCGGCCACGGCGACCATGGCCGGGCGCACCAGACGGCCCATCAGCTCGTAGCCGGCC includes:
- the gyrB gene encoding DNA topoisomerase (ATP-hydrolyzing) subunit B; this translates as MTENTEGQVPEAPEEAVAGEYGADSIKVLKGLDAVRKRPGMYIGDTDDGSGLHHMVYEVVDNAIDEALAGHATKVQVILNADGSVTVTDDGRGIPTDIHEGEGVSAAEVIMTQLHAGGKFDQNSYKVSGGLHGVGVSVVNALSDWLELLIHRNGKVHQMRFERGDAVTSLKETGVSPVREDGPKAGEVLTGTEVTFFPSKDTFAFIEFDRKTLEHRLRELAFLNSGVTIWFKDNRDAEPWEEKLYFEGGIEAFVRHLDKAKTPLLKAPITVRGRKDKVELDLAMWWNDSYHEHMLCFTNNIPQRDGGTHLSAFRGALTRVITSYAESSGILKKEKVNLGGEDSREGLTCVLSVKVPDPKFSSQTKDKLVSSEVRPAVESMVAEGLSTWFEEHPNEAKQIVSKIAEAAAAREAARKARELTRRKSALDITSLPGKLADCSERDPAKSEIFIVEGDSAGGSAKQARNRDNQAVLPLRGKILNVERARFDKMLSSDQIGTLITALGAGIGRDDFNPDKVRYHKIVLMTDADVDGAHIRTLLLTFFYRQMPQLIERGYIYIAQPPLYKAAKGKSSRYLKDDAEMDAFLVDEGVDGAELDLASGERLIGQDLLALVQLARSAKANIDRLAARAPAFAIEQAALAGLLGESPNATAAAARLDLYNEEGDGPWSGERGDTGFVFSRVRRGVSERVVLDDVLLHAADARRLAERGVKLAEVFAKPAVFRRKDKSSTIRGPLDLVQTVLDAGRKGLTIQRYKGLGEMNPDQLWETTLDVDARTLLQVKVNHADDADDMFSRLMGDLVEPRREFIQENALDAEVDV
- the recF gene encoding DNA replication/repair protein RecF (All proteins in this family for which functions are known are DNA-binding proteins that assist the filamentation of RecA onto DNA for the initiation of recombination or recombinational repair.), whose amino-acid sequence is MASATIARLRLTDFRSYERADLQVGGRSVYLFGPNGAGKTNLLEAVSLLSPGKGLRGSSLAEVGRRLPGESVGRAWAVAAEVEQADGELLKVGTGTELAGAARRIVRIEGETVPPGRLADHVRPMWLTPAQDRLFLEAASDRRKFFDRLVFAAEPSHASHANAYDKAQRERMRLLSDAAEGGAPADPAWLTVLEARLAAAGALMAHARARTLTALQAEIDGRGDRPFPQARLALTGAWEQMALTGADEAEIELQLASALAAARPRDGAAGRALTGPHRGDLAVFHVDKDRPASECSTGEQKALILNLVLAQAARLSRAESAPNPIVLLDEVAAHLDLTRRAALADELTALKLQAFLTGTDESLFDHLKGRALGVRVSEAGLTPLEFTALEDE
- a CDS encoding VOC family protein codes for the protein MAKISYMTVGSNKLEEAKAFYDALLGSIGMRPLFEHPSGGRLYRGKGVGMFGVLGPYDGNAACIGNGMMGGFDFDTREEVDAFHAKAIELGGTCEGAPGERMPKAYFAYFRDLDGNKLCAYRLGE
- a CDS encoding alpha/beta hydrolase family protein, with product MKSRLFALSLALALSTSTLALAQNAPVERREIGNQILENVPTADPAIRAGLARYQNARSASFQDWAAGGGMLVVTRFGNTNQIHQVAAPGADRSQLTFHDEPVSGVHTLPGGEVLFSKDTGGDEWFQLFVRDASGKEVQLTEAGTRNQSPAWSGDGKVLVWSRATKGSANYDVVMRDPSAPDGRRVIFKGEGQVSPIDVSPDGKTVLLGRYYSIGESKRWLLDVASGKTTELNPAKGKVSYDGGLFTPDGKSILMLSDEGSDFMRLVEFDLATGKKHLVSGERPWDVEDFKLSKDGRVLAYVVNEDGYSKLVVQDFRTRRALPQPTLPGGVVSNLAFSEDGSKLGFSLATPTAASDAWSFDLSNGQVTRWTASELGGLDAKALVSPELVRFSSFDKRSIPAFVYKPKLAAGQKAPVIIDIHGGPEGQSRPVFNPFHQHTVAELGAAVIVTNVRGSSGYGKTFLNLDNAEKREDSVKDIGALLDWIKTQPDLDPNRVVVYGQSYGGYMSLAVMTHYSDRLAGGVERYGISNFVSFLQNTEAYRRDLRRAEYGDERDPKMLKAFETISPLNNVSRITKPMLVMQGWNDPRVPKSESDQVVAKLREKGVETWYVQFKDEGHGFAKKINNDRRREVETQFLQRVLGTGASQ
- a CDS encoding GIY-YIG nuclease family protein, whose product is MAFYVYIVASRRNGTLYIGHTDDLARRTWEHQEKVYPGFTRKYDVGILVWYEVHDTRESVLIRERQMKKWRRLWKLELIERTNAGWRDLAQDLNC
- the dnaN gene encoding DNA polymerase III subunit beta, coding for MKLTIERAALLKALGHVQSVVERRNTIPILSNILLSADRDTLSFSATDLDMEIIDEGLAQIDVPGQITAPAHTLYEIVRKLPDGSDVSLNFSGDDPRLVIQTGRSRFNLPVLPAGDFPVMSNEGLSGRIAVDVNELMRLIDKTRFAISTEETRYYLNGLYLHTVNEGGETKLRAVATDGHRLALAEMPAPEGAAGLPGVIVPRKTIAEARRLLEDAGESIDLQVSPQKVRFEFGRAALTSKVIDGSFPDYMRVIPKDNAKILTLDNDLFAKAVDRVATISAEKSRSVKLAIEPGRITLTVRNMEAGQAVEEVEVDYDGEPFEIGFNARYLLDVCGQIGGPQAEFRFADPASPTLVVDPTDPGVKYVLMPLRV